The Euphorbia lathyris chromosome 3, ddEupLath1.1, whole genome shotgun sequence genome contains a region encoding:
- the LOC136223595 gene encoding uncharacterized protein, whose amino-acid sequence MTKGQRIFFLSLIVNCFISFATTEAARRLSSINETMNVSEEVGLGTDFEMHMYKQTIDHFNYKPESFETFQHRYFINRKFWGGGVDGDPRNSPIFVYFGADESFDSLKICKVGFLVDHAQEFNALLVYIEHRYYGKSRPVCGTIEEVMRNADKRGYFNSAQALADYAEIILHIKRTLDATQSPVIVIGKAYGGMLAAWFRLQYPHIASGALASSAAILSFDGIVPQNVYHSKVTRNFREASETCYKTIKESWDFIDDIACQPHGIDLLSRTFRTCKALSTPKELKKYIEGIYIDAAKNYAAPSRPVHVICEAIDDPKDDCPMPINKIASGLFAYLKHTNPNNACTVNAPIPFDGWAWQTCSEMVMPMSPGDDPDSMFQPSQPFDFQEFSDSCFASYGVTPRPHWITTRYGGHNIEIVLANFGSHIIFSNGLRDPISAAGVLRNISDTVIAIVTEQGSHGLDLECAKEGDPDWLIAQRQTEVTIIHGWLHHYYCKLDPKLIKINVNEHFQNNFNVTKNLIHTI is encoded by the exons ATGACGAAAGGGCAACGGATTTTTTTTCTGTCGCTAATAGTTAACTGTTTTATATCTTTTGCGACAACCGAAGCAGCACGAAGGCTGAGTTCGATTAATGAAACAATGAATGTGTCGGAAGAAGTTGGTTTGGGCACTGATTTTGAAATGCATATGTACAAGCAAACAATTGATCATTTCAACTACAAGCCTGAGAGTTTCGAAACGTTTCAGCATAGATATTTCATCAACCGGAAATTCTGGGGCGGAGGAGTCGATGGAGATCCCCGAAACTCGCCGATCTTTGTATATTTTGGTGCAGATGAGTCGTTTGACAGTCTTAAGATTTGTAAAGTTGGATTCTTGGTTGATCATGCTCAAGAGTTTAATGCTCTTTTGGTATATATTGAG CATCGATACTATGGAAAATCAAGACCAGTGTGTGGAACCATAGAAGAAGTAATGAGAAATGCAGATAAAAGAGGGTATTTcaactcagctcaagctcttgcAGACTACGCCGAAATTATTCTTCATATCAAGCGTACTTTGGATGCCACCCAATCTCCGGTTATCGTCATCGGAAAAGCATACGGTGGAA TGCTCGCGGCATGGTTTCGTCTCCAATACCCTCACATAGCTTCAGGAGCATTAGCATCATCAGCAGCTATTCTTAGCTTTGATGGTATAGTCCCTCAAAATGTTTACCATTCTAAGGTTACAAGGAATTTCAGA GAAGCAAGTGAGACTTGctacaaaacaataaaagagtCATGGGATTTCATTGATGACATTGCTTGTCAACCCCATGGCATTGATCTCCTCAGCAGGACTTTTCGCACTTGCAA AGCCTTATCAACTCCAAAGGAGCTAAAGAAATACATAGAGGGAATATACATAGATGCAGCTAAGAATTATGCAGCACCAAGCAGACCAGTTCATGTTATATGTGAAGCCATAGATGATCCTAAAGATGATTGTCCAATGCCTATcaataaaattgcttctggtttatttgcttatttaaaaCACACAAACCCCAACAATGCTTGCACTGTTAATGCCCCTATTCCCTTTGATGGTTGGGCTTGGCAG ACATGTAGCGAGATGGTGATGCCTATGAGCCCCGGTGATGACCCCGACTCCATGTTCCAACCTTCTCAGCCTTTCGATTTTCAGGAATTCTCCGACTCATGTTTTGCTTCCTATGGTGTCACGCCTCGACCACATTGGATTACTACCCGTTATGGAGGGCAT AACATTGAAATTGTTCTCGCCAATTTTGGTAGCCATATTATTTTCTCCAATGGATTAAGAGATCCTATAAGTGCTGCAGG gGTTTTACGTAACATTTCAGATACAGTTATCGCTATCGTCACAGAACAAG gatCTCATGGATTGGATTTAGAATGTGCAAAAGAAGGGGATCCAGATTGGTTGATTGCACAAAGACAAACTGAGGTTACAATTATCCATGGATGGCTTCATCACTACTATTGCAAACTAGACCCTAAACTAATTAAGATTAATGTTAATGAACATTTTCAGAATAATTTTAATGTCACCAAAAACTTAATTCACACTATTTGA